A region of Nitrospira sp. SG-bin1 DNA encodes the following proteins:
- a CDS encoding UDP-glucose 4-epimerase — MILVTGGAGYIGSHTCVELLQAGHDITVFDNLCNSHPESLERVQRITGKRLRFIRGDIRDRSALVEALRDSGAQSVIHFAGLKAVGESVQQPLTYYDNNVVGSLRLLEAMGICGVKTLVFSSSATVYGDPQRLPLTEDHPLSATNPYGQTKLTVEHMLRDLQRSAPSWRIGILRYFNPVGAHASGLIGEDPQGTPNNLMPFVAQVAVGLRPHLNVFGDDYPTPDGTGVRDYIHVVDLALGHLKALDALGQSTHHAECLTVNLGTGTGYSVLDIVRAFEQASGKRVAYKVAPRRSGDVAACYADPSQAAAFLGWKAERNLADMCADAWRWQSRNPHGYNPPSSAT, encoded by the coding sequence GTGATTCTGGTCACAGGTGGGGCGGGATATATTGGGTCTCACACCTGCGTCGAGCTGCTCCAGGCGGGACACGACATAACCGTCTTCGATAATCTCTGCAACAGCCATCCTGAATCCCTCGAACGTGTGCAACGGATTACGGGGAAACGGCTCCGCTTCATCCGTGGCGACATCCGCGACCGGTCGGCGCTGGTGGAAGCGTTGCGCGACAGCGGCGCGCAATCGGTGATTCATTTTGCCGGTCTCAAAGCGGTCGGCGAGTCGGTCCAACAGCCGCTGACCTATTACGACAACAACGTCGTCGGTTCGTTACGTTTGTTGGAGGCGATGGGCATCTGTGGGGTGAAAACGCTGGTGTTCAGTTCCTCCGCCACGGTATACGGCGACCCACAACGGCTGCCGCTGACGGAAGATCATCCGCTCTCGGCAACCAATCCCTACGGGCAGACGAAACTGACGGTGGAACACATGTTGCGGGACCTGCAGCGGAGCGCCCCTTCCTGGCGCATCGGTATCCTTCGCTACTTCAATCCAGTCGGCGCGCATGCGAGCGGATTGATCGGGGAAGACCCGCAGGGCACGCCGAACAACCTGATGCCATTCGTGGCGCAGGTGGCGGTCGGCCTCCGTCCGCATCTGAACGTGTTCGGGGATGACTACCCAACTCCCGACGGTACCGGGGTGCGCGACTATATTCATGTCGTGGATCTGGCCCTCGGACATCTCAAAGCCTTGGACGCACTCGGACAATCAACGCACCATGCAGAATGCCTCACGGTCAATCTTGGAACCGGGACCGGATACAGCGTGCTGGATATTGTGCGGGCCTTCGAGCAGGCCAGCGGCAAACGGGTGGCCTACAAGGTTGCGCCTCGCCGGTCCGGCGACGTTGCGGCCTGTTATGCCGATCCAAGCCAGGCGGCGGCCTTTCTCGGCTGGAAGGCTGAACGCAACCTTGCCGACATGTGCGCCGACGCGTGGCGGTGGCAAAGCCGCAATCCTCACGGGTACAATCCTCCCTCTTCAGCGACCTAA
- a CDS encoding tRNA (cytosine(34)-2'-O)-methyltransferase TrmL (member of the SPOUT superfamily of RNA methyltransferases) → MFDIVLYQPEIPPNTGNIIRLCANTGVRLHLVKPLGFSLEDKQLLRAGLDYHEFATLSVYDSWVECADQFDAKRLFACSTRGTRRYDLVHYAQGDVFIFGPETRGLPAALLESFEAERRIRLPMRTESRSLNLSNAVAVIVYEAWRQNGFENGF, encoded by the coding sequence ATGTTCGATATCGTCCTCTATCAACCGGAAATTCCCCCCAATACCGGCAATATCATCCGTCTCTGCGCCAACACCGGCGTGCGACTCCACTTGGTGAAGCCGTTGGGTTTTTCGCTCGAGGACAAACAATTGCTACGGGCCGGATTGGACTACCATGAGTTTGCCACGCTCAGCGTGTACGACAGTTGGGTGGAGTGCGCCGACCAATTCGACGCTAAACGCCTGTTCGCATGTTCCACAAGGGGAACCAGACGCTACGACCTGGTTCACTACGCTCAAGGTGATGTGTTCATCTTCGGTCCTGAAACACGCGGACTACCGGCCGCGCTGCTTGAATCGTTCGAGGCGGAACGGCGCATTCGTCTCCCCATGCGCACGGAAAGCCGCAGCCTCAATCTTTCGAATGCTGTCGCGGTCATTGTCTACGAGGCGTGGCGACAGAATGGTTTTGAGAACGGGTTCTGA
- a CDS encoding nitrate/sulfonate/bicarbonate ABC transporter ATP-binding protein has translation MQPVVSSPDTTPTKLVLEHVSKWFRTSSLHVQALDDVTLRIAEGEFVCLVGPSGCGKSTLLNLIAGLERPDHGTVQADGLTIIGPGPHRLMMFQEAALFPWLTVLGNVLFGLKLVQGLSASERREKAEYFLELVGLKRFMHSNVHELSGGMRQRVALARSLAPNPSVLLMDEPFGALDALTREQLYGDIQRIWSQHRKTIVFVTHNVREAVCLGDRVILFSPNPGRIREEFSIPLPRARDINSVDLARYSTEITRVLKGYVQTEVTG, from the coding sequence ATGCAACCCGTGGTTTCTTCTCCAGATACGACTCCGACCAAGCTTGTGTTGGAACATGTCTCGAAGTGGTTTCGGACCAGTTCACTGCATGTTCAGGCGCTGGACGATGTGACGCTTCGCATCGCAGAGGGCGAATTCGTGTGTCTCGTCGGCCCGAGCGGGTGCGGAAAGTCCACCTTGTTGAACCTGATCGCGGGTCTCGAACGGCCGGACCATGGAACCGTGCAAGCAGATGGACTGACCATCATCGGGCCGGGGCCGCATCGGTTGATGATGTTTCAAGAGGCCGCGTTGTTCCCATGGCTCACGGTGCTTGGAAATGTCTTGTTCGGCCTTAAGCTCGTTCAGGGATTGAGCGCATCGGAGCGCCGTGAGAAGGCCGAATATTTTTTGGAACTCGTGGGGCTGAAGCGGTTTATGCACTCCAACGTGCATGAGCTCTCAGGCGGCATGAGACAACGTGTCGCGCTGGCTCGATCGTTGGCGCCGAACCCCAGCGTGCTCTTGATGGATGAGCCGTTCGGGGCGCTGGACGCGCTGACTCGCGAACAGCTCTATGGTGATATCCAGCGCATCTGGAGTCAACATCGCAAGACCATCGTCTTCGTCACGCATAACGTGCGGGAAGCCGTCTGTTTGGGTGATCGAGTCATCCTGTTTTCGCCGAATCCGGGACGGATCAGAGAGGAATTCTCCATTCCACTTCCTCGCGCGCGTGATATCAATAGTGTGGATCTAGCCCGCTATTCGACGGAGATCACTCGCGTTCTCAAGGGGTATGTGCAGACGGAGGTGACGGGATGA
- a CDS encoding molybdenum ABC transporter permease subunit, giving the protein MTDVDLSALWVTLRLAATTVIVLLLIGTPLAWWLAHTRSRIRPIIEALVALPIVLPPTVLGFYLLIALGPHGPFGRVANLSLAFTFTGLVIASVFYSMPFVIQPLQGAFEAVGKAPLEAAWSLRASKLDAFLTVISPIALRGYISAVVLGFAHTIGEFGVVLMVGGSIPGQTRVLSTTIFEHVEAMEYGQAHAIAAVLLTFSFLVLLAVYVANRRFPIHVS; this is encoded by the coding sequence ATGACGGACGTCGATCTGAGTGCCTTATGGGTGACCTTGCGGCTTGCCGCCACGACGGTGATCGTGCTCCTGCTCATCGGGACGCCGCTCGCCTGGTGGCTGGCCCATACCCGTTCACGCATCCGACCCATCATCGAGGCGCTGGTGGCACTCCCCATCGTACTTCCTCCCACCGTACTCGGGTTTTACCTGCTCATCGCGCTCGGTCCACATGGACCATTTGGACGAGTGGCAAACCTAAGTCTGGCGTTCACATTCACCGGACTGGTCATCGCCTCGGTGTTTTACTCCATGCCCTTTGTGATCCAACCTCTCCAGGGTGCATTTGAAGCCGTCGGGAAAGCCCCCTTGGAAGCAGCCTGGTCACTGCGCGCCTCGAAACTCGATGCCTTTCTGACCGTGATTTCGCCGATCGCCTTGCGGGGATATATCAGCGCCGTCGTGCTCGGATTCGCCCATACGATAGGCGAGTTCGGCGTCGTGCTGATGGTCGGTGGATCGATTCCTGGGCAAACACGAGTCCTCTCCACCACGATCTTTGAGCATGTGGAAGCCATGGAGTATGGCCAAGCCCATGCGATCGCTGCCGTCTTGTTGACCTTTTCGTTTCTCGTGTTGCTGGCCGTGTACGTCGCGAACCGTCGGTTTCCCATCCACGTCTCATGA
- a CDS encoding molybdenum ABC transporter ATP-binding protein, whose product MNRLLARFDLRLSAFHLNVDIDVPTSGITAIFGPSGSGKTTLLRCLAGLERAPRGFMQFGEEVWQDEGLGRCLPLYERPIGYVFQEPRLFPHYNVRSNLLYGYQRISPEARRITLEQVVEILGIGHLLDRRIHKLSGGEQQRVAIGRALLTSPKLLLLDEPLASLDFQRKQELLPFIRRLHEHLRIPVLYVSHGLAEILQLADRVILLKEGHVVGAGTLNEVFTALDFRGTLGPHRIGAILDARVTGHDPQYGLTQLECMGQSLSVPLQPVAIGQPMRVHILSSDVTLVVGRINAPTSVLNILDATIVEIREINHTSVDVLLDIGAPLVASITKKSLVTLGLKPGQHVFAHIKAVALNEELME is encoded by the coding sequence ATGAATCGCTTGCTCGCACGATTTGACCTGCGATTGTCGGCCTTCCACCTGAACGTGGATATCGATGTGCCGACATCGGGCATTACGGCCATCTTCGGGCCTTCCGGATCTGGGAAGACCACGCTCTTACGATGCCTCGCGGGGCTCGAACGGGCACCTCGTGGCTTCATGCAATTCGGCGAGGAGGTGTGGCAGGACGAGGGCCTCGGGCGCTGCCTGCCGCTCTACGAACGTCCGATCGGGTATGTCTTTCAGGAGCCGCGCCTATTCCCTCACTACAATGTCCGTTCGAACCTCCTCTATGGCTATCAACGCATTTCTCCTGAAGCACGCCGAATTACGCTGGAACAGGTGGTCGAGATTCTCGGAATCGGCCATCTGCTCGATCGCCGCATTCACAAGCTCTCCGGCGGTGAGCAACAACGAGTGGCGATCGGTCGCGCACTGCTGACCAGTCCCAAACTACTATTGTTGGATGAACCGCTCGCTTCGCTCGATTTTCAGCGGAAACAAGAATTGCTTCCCTTCATCCGTCGGCTTCACGAGCACCTACGCATCCCCGTGCTCTACGTGAGTCATGGACTAGCCGAAATTCTTCAACTGGCAGACCGTGTCATCCTTCTGAAAGAAGGCCACGTCGTCGGCGCAGGCACGCTCAATGAGGTGTTCACGGCATTGGACTTCAGAGGAACGTTGGGACCCCATCGAATCGGCGCTATCTTGGACGCTCGCGTGACCGGTCACGATCCTCAGTATGGGTTGACTCAGTTGGAATGCATGGGCCAATCGCTGTCCGTGCCGCTCCAGCCTGTCGCAATCGGACAGCCCATGCGCGTACACATCCTGTCCAGCGACGTCACCCTCGTCGTCGGCCGGATCAATGCCCCCACCAGCGTGCTGAATATTCTTGACGCGACGATCGTCGAGATACGGGAAATCAATCACACGTCGGTGGACGTGCTGTTGGACATCGGAGCACCGCTCGTCGCCAGCATCACGAAAAAATCGCTGGTGACCTTGGGACTGAAACCGGGCCAGCACGTCTTCGCCCATATCAAAGCCGTAGCCCTGAATGAAGAGTTAATGGAATAG
- a CDS encoding 2OG-Fe(II) oxygenase gives MLFSLSELVEVQGLQYLPDWITTDQEQDLLNHIRTLSFSEVRMHGVTAKRQVVHFGWNYGYDSWQLSPADPIPSWLVSIRERAASLISVPAETVEEVLISRYAQGAGIGWRRDAPMFGPSVVGISLAGVCRMRFQRMIGATRRTTEILLAPRSIYVLAGAARFQWQHSIPPTKELRYSITFRTVRKKP, from the coding sequence ATGCTTTTTTCTTTATCAGAGTTGGTCGAAGTTCAAGGGCTTCAGTACCTCCCCGATTGGATCACGACTGATCAAGAACAGGATCTCCTCAATCATATCCGCACTCTCTCCTTCTCCGAAGTGCGGATGCACGGAGTGACCGCGAAACGACAGGTCGTCCATTTCGGCTGGAATTACGGTTATGATTCGTGGCAGCTCTCTCCGGCAGATCCCATCCCATCGTGGCTGGTGTCTATCAGAGAACGAGCAGCTTCATTGATCAGTGTTCCTGCCGAGACCGTCGAAGAGGTCCTCATCAGCCGTTATGCACAGGGAGCCGGCATCGGATGGCGTCGGGATGCGCCGATGTTCGGCCCATCGGTCGTAGGCATCTCGCTGGCAGGGGTGTGCCGCATGCGGTTTCAGCGAATGATAGGAGCGACGAGAAGAACAACCGAAATCCTCCTCGCACCGCGTTCGATCTATGTCTTGGCAGGCGCGGCCCGCTTTCAATGGCAGCATTCCATCCCACCCACCAAAGAACTGCGCTACTCCATCACCTTCAGAACTGTGAGAAAGAAGCCGTAG
- a CDS encoding ABC transporter permease, giving the protein MIARWAVASLFFALLIGLWQLTVNAQIWSPLLLPSPTNVVVYLWSAVEDGTLLEATQVTVRRLLVGYGLGILVGLPLGLLTASFRWSQDTIGVLALGLQTLPSVCWVPLALLWFGQTEAAMLFVVVMGTLWSLIIATDTGVRTIPPIYSRAARSMGSSGFHTWTHVILPAALPFLLSGMKQGWAFAWRSLMAAEIYVTILTGFGLGHLLHYGRELHAMDQVIGVMLVIVMIGLAVDKTLFAPVERFLHRRWGTARQ; this is encoded by the coding sequence ATGATCGCACGGTGGGCGGTGGCGTCTCTCTTTTTTGCACTGCTGATCGGCCTGTGGCAGCTGACCGTCAATGCCCAGATCTGGTCACCGTTACTCTTGCCGTCACCCACGAATGTGGTGGTCTATCTGTGGTCCGCCGTTGAAGACGGCACCCTGTTGGAGGCCACTCAGGTGACGGTGCGACGCCTTCTCGTCGGATACGGGCTGGGAATTCTTGTCGGCCTGCCATTGGGCCTCCTCACTGCGTCTTTCAGATGGTCTCAGGACACGATCGGTGTCCTGGCATTGGGCCTACAAACGCTTCCGAGCGTCTGCTGGGTTCCGTTGGCCCTGCTCTGGTTTGGGCAAACGGAAGCAGCCATGCTGTTCGTTGTGGTAATGGGGACGTTGTGGTCCTTGATCATCGCCACCGATACCGGTGTGCGGACAATTCCTCCGATCTACAGCCGTGCAGCCCGCAGTATGGGATCGTCCGGCTTTCACACCTGGACGCATGTGATTTTGCCGGCGGCGCTTCCCTTTCTCTTGAGCGGTATGAAGCAGGGCTGGGCTTTTGCGTGGCGATCGTTGATGGCCGCGGAAATCTATGTGACGATTCTCACCGGTTTCGGCCTCGGCCATCTGTTACATTATGGACGAGAGTTGCATGCGATGGATCAGGTGATCGGCGTCATGCTCGTCATTGTCATGATCGGACTGGCGGTCGATAAGACGCTGTTCGCTCCGGTTGAACGATTTCTTCATCGCCGATGGGGCACTGCACGTCAATAA
- a CDS encoding aliphatic sulfonate ABC transporter substrate-binding protein: MKAPALLLGISCLLISVSPVSAEETIRVGHFPNITHVQSLVAQHLSRMGKGWFEERLGQDVKIEWYVYNAGPSAIEAILAGSIDLTYVGPNPALNAHTKSNGEEIRILAGAAAGGAALVVQPDSGLKQPADFRGKTIATPQLGNTQDIACRAWLANGGLRVTQTGGETFIVPTPNPDQISLFQQRKLDAVWTVEPWVSRLEHEAGGKVLLEQSKESVTVLVSGVKFVKTKPELARKFVQAHRELTAWILAHPEEAKKMVLEELTVETQAKVSAELVAQAWKRITLRPDVSLEEFQQFVSNAQRAGFIRTIPDLSRLIERLP, encoded by the coding sequence ATGAAAGCACCTGCACTTCTTTTGGGAATCAGTTGCCTCCTCATAAGTGTGTCTCCAGTGTCGGCAGAGGAGACCATTCGTGTCGGCCATTTCCCGAACATTACCCATGTGCAAAGTCTCGTGGCGCAGCATCTTTCCAGGATGGGAAAGGGTTGGTTCGAGGAGCGCCTGGGTCAAGATGTGAAGATTGAGTGGTATGTCTACAATGCCGGTCCGAGTGCGATAGAGGCAATCTTAGCCGGTTCGATCGACCTGACCTATGTGGGACCCAATCCGGCGTTGAATGCCCACACAAAATCGAATGGAGAAGAGATTCGAATCCTTGCCGGTGCTGCTGCAGGGGGTGCCGCATTGGTGGTCCAGCCGGATTCCGGGCTCAAACAGCCGGCAGATTTCCGTGGGAAAACCATCGCGACGCCACAACTCGGCAATACCCAGGATATTGCCTGCCGCGCCTGGCTGGCCAACGGTGGATTGAGAGTCACACAGACCGGCGGGGAGACCTTCATCGTCCCGACGCCGAATCCGGATCAGATCTCCTTGTTTCAACAACGAAAGCTCGATGCGGTCTGGACCGTTGAGCCGTGGGTATCTCGCCTTGAACATGAAGCCGGAGGCAAGGTGTTGCTCGAACAGTCGAAGGAAAGCGTCACCGTTCTCGTATCAGGGGTGAAATTCGTGAAGACCAAACCGGAGTTGGCGCGAAAGTTTGTCCAGGCCCATCGCGAGCTCACTGCCTGGATTCTCGCGCATCCGGAGGAGGCCAAGAAGATGGTTCTGGAGGAGTTGACCGTCGAGACACAGGCCAAGGTCTCGGCCGAGTTGGTCGCCCAGGCGTGGAAACGTATCACCCTGCGCCCGGATGTGTCACTTGAAGAGTTTCAGCAATTCGTGAGTAACGCCCAGCGTGCAGGGTTCATCCGCACCATTCCAGATCTATCCAGGCTCATCGAAAGGTTGCCCTGA
- a CDS encoding molybdate ABC transporter substrate-binding protein, with product MKQRFLTWCMFVVIVTGVTPALADQALVAVAANFIPPFRELAIEFETTTGHTLRVAAGSSGNFYSQIKNGAPFDVFLSADGERPKLLEEEGLGVKESRFTYAIGRLVLWSPNLDLMKGEQTLRSEHFKHLAIANPKTAPYGVAAIQTMQKLGVWEKVRPRIVMGENLGQTMGFIESGNAELGFVALSQVIDPNIKHKGARWDVPKHLHEPIRQDVILLTKSQQNPAAKALMEFLGSPTAQAIIERYGYELK from the coding sequence ATGAAACAGCGGTTTCTTACATGGTGCATGTTTGTCGTGATCGTGACAGGTGTCACACCGGCTCTCGCTGATCAGGCCTTGGTCGCGGTCGCCGCCAACTTCATTCCTCCGTTCCGAGAACTGGCGATAGAATTTGAAACGACGACCGGCCATACGCTTCGAGTCGCTGCCGGATCATCCGGAAACTTCTATTCACAAATCAAGAACGGCGCGCCGTTCGACGTATTCTTATCCGCCGACGGGGAACGGCCCAAGCTCCTGGAAGAGGAAGGATTGGGCGTCAAGGAGTCTCGATTTACCTATGCAATAGGCCGTCTCGTCCTCTGGAGCCCCAATCTCGATCTCATGAAGGGAGAACAAACCCTCCGCTCAGAACACTTCAAACATCTGGCCATCGCAAACCCCAAGACGGCTCCCTATGGAGTTGCAGCCATACAGACGATGCAGAAGCTCGGAGTCTGGGAAAAGGTACGGCCTCGGATTGTCATGGGAGAGAACCTCGGGCAGACCATGGGATTCATTGAATCCGGGAATGCCGAGCTGGGCTTCGTGGCCTTATCTCAAGTCATCGACCCGAACATCAAACATAAAGGAGCTCGCTGGGATGTACCGAAACATCTGCACGAGCCCATCAGGCAAGACGTCATCTTACTGACAAAGAGTCAACAAAACCCGGCCGCCAAAGCGCTCATGGAGTTTCTCGGGAGCCCGACAGCACAAGCGATCATCGAACGCTATGGCTATGAGCTGAAGTAG